In Bacteroidales bacterium, the following are encoded in one genomic region:
- a CDS encoding NAD-dependent epimerase/dehydratase family protein: MIINKKIFITGGAGFIANTIIKNLIGNNQIVAFDNFYRDTLSHSEYANHKNLSIVKGDVLDKEVLFNSMKGADIVVHAAGIAGIDTVILDPVRTMSVNMIGTANALEAAHLNKVKDRFVDFSTSEIFGSMAYKSTEGSNTVAGSAGEARWVYAVSKLAGEHLAHAYYKQYGLPVVTIRPFNVYGPGQTGEGALQIFIKRALKNEDIYINGDGSQIRAWCYVDDFVDCIMRCIEDPKAIGESFNIGNARAVITILGLAQAVCRVLKSKSRILFRDQLSADIELRIPSVEKSAKVLGFKAKVDLDEGIEKTAAWIKKNLI; this comes from the coding sequence ATGATAATAAATAAAAAGATTTTTATTACCGGAGGAGCGGGTTTTATTGCTAATACAATTATTAAAAACCTGATTGGTAACAATCAAATTGTCGCCTTTGATAATTTTTACAGAGATACATTATCACACAGTGAATATGCAAATCATAAAAACCTTTCAATTGTTAAGGGTGATGTACTCGACAAGGAAGTTCTCTTTAATTCTATGAAAGGCGCAGATATTGTTGTGCATGCAGCCGGAATTGCAGGTATTGATACCGTGATACTTGACCCGGTTCGAACCATGAGCGTAAATATGATAGGAACTGCAAATGCCCTGGAGGCTGCACATTTAAACAAAGTTAAAGACCGTTTTGTTGATTTTTCCACCTCCGAAATCTTTGGAAGCATGGCCTATAAATCTACTGAAGGAAGCAATACCGTCGCGGGTTCTGCGGGAGAAGCCCGTTGGGTATATGCTGTCAGCAAACTAGCCGGAGAACATCTTGCTCATGCCTATTACAAACAATATGGATTGCCGGTAGTTACAATCAGGCCTTTCAATGTTTACGGCCCGGGACAGACCGGCGAAGGCGCCCTGCAAATATTTATTAAAAGAGCGTTAAAAAACGAAGACATATATATTAACGGCGATGGTTCACAGATACGCGCCTGGTGCTATGTTGATGATTTTGTCGATTGTATCATGCGATGTATTGAAGACCCCAAAGCTATTGGGGAAAGTTTTAACATCGGGAATGCCAGGGCTGTAATAACTATTTTAGGTCTGGCTCAAGCGGTTTGCAGGGTATTAAAGTCAAAATCACGAATTTTATTCAGAGACCAGCTTTCAGCAGATATTGAACTTAGAATACCTTCCGTAGAAAAATCAGCAAAAGTGCTAGGCTTTAAGGCAAAAGTGGATCTGGATGAGGGCATTGAGAAAACGGCCGCATGGATCAAAAAAAATCTGATTTAA
- a CDS encoding DegT/DnrJ/EryC1/StrS aminotransferase family protein: MIKLASPDIRDEDIERVVEVLQNGDLVQGAYVKKLEDQVTEYTGTPYCSLVSSGTAALHLSLTALGIGRGDAVIVSAFTFPATANVVEVTGAEVVLCDVDLQSYVVNPGTLEQTIEQNKTKNLKAVIIVHEFGYPAEIKEISGICKNHGLFLIEDAACAFGTIADEHHPGFYSDMACYSFHPRKAITTGEGGAVVSTNNGLIKKVNCLKNHGIEYTGKIMDFIAAGLNYRMTDFQAALAIGQLKRFDDELEKRIILADLYSSLLKDQNKISLPKHHTNHSWQSFMIILNKETDRMELIGKLAQNGIQTNLGAQAINCLRYYKNQYNFNENTAPNASLLFTKGLVLPLYGKLNQKDICFISEKLLGIINSIL; encoded by the coding sequence ATGATAAAACTTGCTTCACCGGATATACGTGATGAGGATATAGAGCGGGTTGTGGAAGTATTGCAGAACGGGGACCTGGTGCAGGGGGCTTATGTTAAAAAACTTGAAGACCAGGTAACAGAATATACGGGAACGCCATATTGCAGTCTCGTATCTTCCGGCACAGCAGCTTTGCATCTAAGCCTGACTGCCTTAGGTATAGGACGCGGAGATGCTGTTATTGTTTCTGCATTCACGTTTCCGGCCACGGCCAATGTTGTGGAGGTTACTGGCGCTGAAGTTGTCCTGTGCGATGTGGATTTACAAAGTTATGTGGTCAACCCCGGGACTCTCGAACAAACTATTGAGCAGAATAAAACAAAGAACCTCAAAGCAGTTATTATTGTCCATGAATTCGGTTATCCTGCCGAAATAAAAGAAATCTCCGGAATTTGCAAAAACCATGGTCTTTTTCTTATCGAGGATGCCGCCTGTGCTTTCGGCACAATTGCAGATGAGCATCATCCGGGATTTTATTCCGACATGGCGTGTTATTCCTTTCATCCGCGCAAAGCAATTACCACGGGAGAAGGCGGCGCCGTGGTTTCAACAAATAATGGCCTGATAAAAAAAGTTAATTGTCTGAAAAATCACGGCATTGAATATACAGGCAAAATAATGGATTTTATTGCTGCCGGTTTAAATTATAGAATGACTGATTTTCAGGCAGCATTGGCAATAGGGCAACTGAAAAGGTTTGATGATGAATTGGAAAAAAGAATCATACTGGCGGACCTGTATTCCTCGCTGCTAAAAGATCAAAATAAAATCAGCCTGCCCAAACATCATACGAATCATAGCTGGCAAAGCTTTATGATTATACTTAACAAAGAAACAGACAGGATGGAATTGATTGGCAAACTTGCACAAAACGGCATACAGACAAACCTCGGCGCACAAGCAATCAATTGCCTTAGGTATTACAAAAACCAATACAATTTTAATGAAAACACGGCGCCAAATGCATCCTTACTTTTCACTAAGGGCTTGGTATTGCCATTATATGGTAAATTAAATCAAAAGGATATCTGTTTTATCTCCGAAAAATTGTTGGGTATTATTAATAGTATTCTTTGA